Proteins from one Microbacterium proteolyticum genomic window:
- the gatA gene encoding Asp-tRNA(Asn)/Glu-tRNA(Gln) amidotransferase subunit GatA, with protein MSDLTRLSAADLAAALASKEVSSVEATRAHLDRIAAVDGDVHAFLHVSDHALDVAADIDRRRAAGEELHELAGVPLAVKDVLVTTDMPSTSGSKILEGYLSPYDATVVARSRAAGLVPLGKTNMDEFAMGSSTEFSAYGPTHNPWDLDRIPGGSGGGSAAAVAAFEAPLALGSDTGGSIRQPAHVTGTVGVKPTYGGVSRYGAIALASSLDQVGPVTRTVLDAGLLHDVIAGHDPHDSTSLTDAWPSFAAAAREGATGGVLKGLKVGVIRELDDRGFQKGVSDSFRAALATLEAQGAEIVEISAPHFEYGVAAYYLILPAEASSNLAKFDSVRFGLRVTPQGTPTVENVMAATRDAGFGPEVKRRIILGTYALSAGYYDAYYGSAQKVRTLIQQDFDAAFAEVDVIATPSAPTTAFRLGEQLDDPLQMYLNDVTTIPANLAGVPGISIPSGLAEEDGLPVGIQFLAPAREDARLYRVGAALEALLVDQWGGPLLDRAPSLTNGATR; from the coding sequence GTGAGCGACCTCACGCGCCTGAGCGCCGCCGACCTCGCCGCGGCCCTCGCGTCGAAGGAGGTGTCGAGCGTCGAGGCGACGCGCGCGCACCTCGACCGCATCGCCGCCGTCGACGGCGACGTGCACGCCTTCCTCCACGTCAGCGACCATGCTCTCGACGTCGCGGCGGACATCGACCGCCGCCGCGCCGCGGGCGAGGAGCTGCACGAGCTCGCGGGCGTGCCGCTCGCGGTGAAGGACGTGCTCGTCACGACCGACATGCCGTCCACGAGCGGATCCAAGATCCTCGAGGGCTACCTGTCGCCCTACGACGCCACCGTCGTCGCTCGCTCGCGCGCCGCCGGACTCGTGCCGCTCGGCAAGACGAACATGGACGAGTTCGCCATGGGCTCGTCGACCGAGTTCTCCGCGTACGGTCCGACGCACAACCCGTGGGACCTCGACCGGATCCCCGGCGGTTCGGGCGGCGGTTCGGCCGCCGCCGTGGCCGCATTCGAGGCCCCCCTCGCGCTCGGATCCGACACGGGCGGCTCGATCCGCCAGCCCGCGCACGTGACCGGCACCGTCGGCGTCAAGCCCACGTACGGCGGTGTCAGCCGCTACGGCGCGATCGCCCTGGCATCCAGCCTCGATCAGGTCGGTCCCGTGACGCGCACCGTGCTCGACGCGGGACTCCTGCACGACGTCATCGCCGGCCACGACCCGCACGACTCCACGTCGCTCACCGACGCGTGGCCCTCGTTCGCTGCGGCGGCCCGCGAGGGCGCCACCGGTGGGGTGCTGAAGGGCCTCAAGGTCGGCGTCATCCGCGAGCTCGACGACCGCGGCTTCCAGAAGGGCGTGTCCGACTCGTTCCGTGCCGCTCTCGCCACCCTGGAGGCTCAGGGCGCCGAGATCGTCGAGATCAGCGCCCCGCACTTCGAATACGGCGTGGCGGCGTACTACCTGATCCTCCCGGCCGAGGCATCCAGCAACCTGGCCAAGTTCGACTCGGTCCGCTTCGGTCTGCGGGTCACACCGCAGGGCACCCCGACGGTCGAGAACGTCATGGCCGCCACGCGCGACGCCGGGTTCGGTCCCGAGGTCAAGCGCCGCATCATCCTCGGCACGTACGCCCTGTCGGCCGGGTACTACGACGCCTACTACGGCAGTGCGCAGAAGGTGCGGACCCTCATCCAGCAGGACTTCGACGCCGCGTTCGCCGAGGTCGACGTGATCGCGACCCCGTCGGCGCCGACCACGGCGTTCCGCCTGGGCGAGCAGCTCGACGATCCGCTGCAGATGTACCTCAACGACGTGACGACCATCCCGGCGAACCTCGCCGGCGTCCCGGGCATCTCGATCCCGAGCGGCCTGGCCGAGGAGGACGGTCTGCCGGTCGGCATCCAGTTCCTCGCCCCGGCCCGTGAGGACGCACGTCTGTACCGCGTCGGCGCGGCGCTCGAAGCGCTGCTGGTCGACCAGTGGGGCGGTCCGCTTCTCGACCGTGCCCCCTCCCTCACGAACGGAGCGACCCGCTGA
- the gatC gene encoding Asp-tRNA(Asn)/Glu-tRNA(Gln) amidotransferase subunit GatC, which translates to MSEITPDLVRHLGVLARIELSDEEIQSLTGQLDAIVDNIAKVSEVATPDVFATSHPIPLQNVFRPDVVQQQLTRDQVLQNAPDQADGRFRVTAILGEEQ; encoded by the coding sequence GTGTCTGAAATCACCCCTGATCTCGTGCGCCATCTCGGTGTGCTCGCTCGGATCGAGTTGAGCGACGAAGAGATCCAGAGCCTGACCGGCCAGCTGGATGCCATCGTCGACAACATCGCGAAGGTGTCCGAGGTGGCAACCCCCGACGTCTTCGCCACGAGCCACCCGATCCCGCTGCAGAACGTGTTCCGCCCCGACGTCGTGCAGCAGCAGCTGACCCGCGACCAGGTGCTGCAGAACGCACCCGACCAGGCCGACGGCCGGTTCCGCGTGACGGCGATCCTGGGGGAGGAGCAGTGA
- a CDS encoding long-chain-fatty-acid--CoA ligase codes for MTSYDPPRPWTASYAAGVPEDLEPQTGSLVDILDASTRDYPDAPALEFFGRTTSYAELSAEVSRVAAALAAHGVRAGDPVAIVLPNCPQHIVAFYAVLRLGAVVVEHNPLYTARELRKQFEDHGAKHAIVWSKVVKTVQDFPADLRVDTLVSVDVTRAMPLRMRVALRLPVAKAREARAALTEKTTDAEPWAQLLRHDPLPASHPRPATDDLAIIQYTSGTTGTPKGAMLTHANLLANAAQARAWVPSIVRGEGCVVYAVLPMFHAYGLTLCLTFAMSMGARLVLFPKFDPDLVLAVTKRHPATFLPLVPPIAERLLAAAEAKGVSLAGTDIAISGAMALPHELVVPFEKATGGYLVEGYGLSECSPVLMANPVAENRVPGTVGLPLPGTECRVVDPDDPHTDVEPGGRGELVVRGPQVFSGYYGKPEATEEVFVDGWFRTGDIVTIDEGGFVRIVDRIKELIITGGFNVAPTEVENVLRQHPSIADVAVVGLPSDHSGEDVVAAVVPFAGAEIDPDALRDFARGILTPYKVPRRIVVVDELPKSLIGKVLRRQVKERLLAE; via the coding sequence GTGACGAGCTATGACCCGCCTCGCCCCTGGACCGCCAGCTATGCCGCCGGAGTGCCGGAGGACCTCGAACCTCAGACGGGTTCGCTCGTCGACATCCTCGACGCCTCCACGCGCGACTATCCCGACGCCCCGGCGTTGGAGTTCTTCGGTCGGACGACGTCGTACGCCGAGCTGTCGGCCGAGGTGAGCCGCGTCGCCGCGGCCCTCGCCGCGCACGGCGTGCGTGCCGGCGACCCCGTCGCGATCGTCCTGCCGAACTGTCCGCAGCACATCGTCGCGTTCTACGCGGTGCTGCGCCTGGGCGCGGTCGTCGTGGAGCACAACCCGCTCTACACCGCGCGGGAGCTCCGCAAGCAGTTCGAGGATCACGGCGCGAAGCACGCCATCGTGTGGAGCAAGGTCGTGAAGACCGTGCAGGACTTCCCCGCCGACCTTCGGGTGGACACCCTCGTGTCCGTCGACGTCACCCGGGCGATGCCGCTCCGCATGCGCGTGGCCCTGCGCCTCCCCGTCGCGAAGGCGCGGGAAGCGCGCGCGGCCCTGACCGAGAAGACGACGGATGCCGAGCCCTGGGCCCAGCTCCTCCGCCACGATCCGCTCCCCGCGTCACACCCCCGCCCGGCCACGGACGACCTCGCGATCATCCAGTACACCAGCGGCACGACCGGCACGCCCAAGGGCGCGATGCTCACCCACGCGAACCTCCTCGCCAACGCCGCGCAGGCCCGCGCGTGGGTGCCGTCGATCGTGCGCGGCGAGGGCTGCGTCGTCTACGCGGTCCTGCCGATGTTCCACGCGTACGGTCTGACGCTCTGCCTGACGTTCGCGATGTCGATGGGCGCGCGACTCGTGCTGTTCCCCAAGTTCGACCCCGACCTCGTCCTCGCCGTCACCAAGCGGCATCCCGCGACCTTCCTGCCCCTCGTGCCGCCGATCGCCGAGCGCCTGCTCGCCGCCGCCGAGGCGAAAGGCGTGTCGCTGGCCGGCACCGACATCGCGATCTCGGGCGCGATGGCCCTCCCGCATGAGCTGGTGGTCCCGTTCGAGAAGGCCACCGGCGGGTACCTCGTCGAGGGGTACGGCTTGAGCGAGTGCTCCCCCGTGCTCATGGCCAACCCCGTGGCCGAGAACCGCGTGCCGGGAACCGTCGGGCTCCCGCTGCCGGGCACCGAGTGCCGCGTCGTCGACCCCGACGACCCGCACACCGACGTCGAGCCGGGTGGCCGCGGAGAGCTCGTGGTCCGCGGGCCGCAGGTGTTCTCGGGCTATTACGGCAAGCCCGAGGCGACCGAAGAGGTCTTCGTCGACGGGTGGTTCCGCACGGGCGACATCGTCACGATCGACGAAGGCGGATTCGTCCGGATCGTCGACCGCATCAAGGAGCTCATCATCACGGGCGGCTTCAACGTCGCGCCGACCGAGGTCGAGAACGTCCTGCGACAGCACCCCTCGATCGCCGACGTCGCCGTGGTGGGGCTCCCGAGCGACCATTCGGGCGAAGACGTCGTCGCCGCCGTCGTCCCGTTCGCCGGGGCCGAGATCGACCCCGACGCGCTGCGCGACTTCGCCCGCGGCATCCTGACCCCCTACAAGGTGCCGCGCCGGATCGTGGTCGTCGACGAACTGCCGAAGTCGCTCATCGGCAAGGTCCTCCGGCGCCAGGTGAAGGAGCGTCTGCTCGCGGAGTGA
- the ligA gene encoding NAD-dependent DNA ligase LigA: MTEHDQLPDLTLDEARTEAADLTERIVHARDAYYGRDAELVDDATYDGWMHRLEAIERLYPELQGQDSPTLSVGAAEATDLVTIEHAERMLSLDNVFSPEELRDWAVKTEASAGRPVNWLTELKIDGLAISLRYENGVLTSAATRGDGRVGEIVTENALRVAGIPRELTGDGHPALVEVRGEVFIPVAAFENLNRLQGEYRERAVAEARERAAARRGGAKAFDLEKAEQAAARRFPAFANPRNAASGGLRQQIEKKSGLELEAGLARIASLALYVHGIGAWPDPPVAAQSEIYDLLASWGLPTSPYSRVESTVEGVLAFVAHHGEHRHDVEHEIDGVVVKVDELALHDELGATSRAPRWAIAYKYPPEQVNTKLLDIVVSVGRTGRATPFAVMEPARVAGSVVRQATLHNQDVVKVKGVLIGDTVVLRKAGDVIPEVLGPVVELRDGSERTFVMPADCPECGTPLRPAKEGDIDLRCPNARSCPAQVRGRVEHIGSRGALDIEALGEVTAAALTQPDVPAEPPLDTEAGLFDLTLEQLVPIEVVVRDAETGERKIDEKTGDEVRRAPFQKLGPATYPPGSEDLDPAERRRRGIRKDYREVLPSEQAVKLVAELEKAKSKDLWRLLVSLNIRHVGPVAARALAQWFGSLDAIRAASRDELAAVEGVGGIIADAVIDWFEVDWHRDIVDRWAAAGVRFSIPGHPGPGAAAAAGGVLTGLTVVATGSLEGYSREGAQEAIIAAGGKAASSVSKKTDFVAAGPGAGSKLAKAEELGIRILDAAQFRVLVEQGPDALPPAPDAATEG; encoded by the coding sequence GTGACCGAGCACGACCAGCTTCCCGACCTCACCCTCGACGAAGCGCGCACCGAAGCGGCCGATCTGACCGAGCGGATCGTCCATGCGCGCGACGCGTATTACGGGCGGGATGCCGAGCTCGTCGACGACGCGACCTACGACGGGTGGATGCATCGTCTCGAGGCCATCGAGCGCCTGTACCCCGAGCTGCAGGGGCAGGACAGCCCGACCCTGTCCGTGGGTGCGGCAGAGGCCACCGACCTCGTGACGATCGAGCACGCCGAGCGGATGCTGAGCCTCGACAACGTCTTCTCGCCGGAGGAGCTGCGCGACTGGGCCGTCAAGACCGAGGCCTCCGCCGGGCGGCCGGTGAACTGGCTGACGGAACTCAAGATCGACGGACTGGCGATCAGCCTGCGCTACGAGAACGGGGTGCTCACCTCGGCCGCGACCCGTGGCGACGGGCGCGTGGGCGAGATCGTGACCGAGAACGCGCTGCGGGTCGCCGGGATCCCGCGCGAACTCACCGGAGACGGCCACCCCGCGCTGGTCGAGGTGCGGGGCGAGGTCTTCATCCCCGTCGCGGCCTTCGAGAACCTCAACCGGCTGCAGGGCGAGTACCGTGAGCGCGCCGTGGCCGAGGCCCGGGAGCGCGCCGCCGCGCGCCGCGGCGGGGCGAAGGCGTTCGACCTCGAGAAGGCCGAGCAGGCGGCGGCGCGGCGGTTCCCGGCGTTCGCCAACCCGCGCAACGCCGCCAGCGGAGGGCTGCGCCAGCAGATCGAGAAGAAGTCGGGGCTCGAGCTCGAGGCGGGACTCGCCCGCATCGCCTCGCTCGCGCTCTACGTCCATGGCATCGGCGCGTGGCCGGATCCGCCGGTCGCCGCGCAGAGCGAGATCTACGATCTCCTGGCGTCGTGGGGGCTTCCGACGTCGCCCTACAGCCGCGTCGAATCGACCGTCGAGGGCGTGCTCGCCTTCGTCGCGCATCACGGCGAGCACCGCCACGACGTCGAGCACGAGATCGACGGCGTCGTCGTGAAGGTCGACGAGCTCGCTCTGCACGACGAGCTCGGTGCCACGAGCCGCGCCCCGCGCTGGGCGATCGCGTACAAGTACCCGCCCGAGCAGGTGAACACCAAGCTCCTCGACATCGTGGTGTCGGTCGGGCGCACCGGCCGCGCCACGCCCTTCGCCGTCATGGAACCCGCGCGCGTCGCGGGCAGCGTCGTGCGCCAGGCGACCCTGCACAACCAGGACGTCGTCAAGGTCAAGGGCGTCCTGATCGGCGACACCGTGGTGCTGCGCAAGGCCGGCGACGTGATCCCCGAGGTCCTCGGCCCCGTGGTCGAGTTGCGCGACGGCAGCGAGCGCACGTTCGTCATGCCGGCCGACTGCCCGGAATGCGGCACGCCGCTGCGCCCCGCCAAAGAGGGCGACATCGATCTCCGCTGCCCCAACGCGCGGTCGTGCCCCGCGCAGGTCCGTGGGCGCGTGGAGCACATCGGTTCGCGGGGCGCGCTCGACATCGAGGCGCTGGGTGAGGTGACGGCGGCGGCGTTGACGCAGCCCGATGTCCCCGCCGAGCCGCCGCTCGACACCGAGGCGGGTCTGTTCGACCTGACGCTCGAGCAGCTCGTCCCGATCGAGGTCGTCGTGCGCGACGCCGAGACGGGGGAGCGCAAGATCGACGAGAAGACCGGCGACGAGGTGCGGCGCGCGCCGTTCCAGAAGCTCGGACCTGCCACGTATCCGCCCGGTTCCGAAGACCTGGATCCCGCGGAGCGTCGGCGCCGCGGCATCCGGAAGGACTATCGCGAGGTCCTGCCCTCGGAGCAGGCCGTGAAGCTCGTCGCCGAACTCGAGAAGGCGAAGTCGAAAGACCTCTGGCGCCTTCTCGTCTCCCTGAACATCCGGCACGTCGGCCCGGTGGCGGCGCGCGCCCTGGCGCAGTGGTTCGGGTCGTTGGATGCCATCCGCGCGGCCTCGCGCGACGAACTCGCCGCGGTCGAGGGGGTGGGCGGCATCATCGCCGACGCCGTCATCGACTGGTTCGAGGTCGACTGGCACCGCGACATCGTCGATCGGTGGGCAGCCGCGGGTGTCCGCTTCTCCATCCCCGGGCATCCCGGCCCGGGGGCCGCGGCCGCCGCCGGCGGCGTCCTGACCGGTCTCACCGTGGTCGCGACGGGATCGCTCGAGGGATACTCCCGCGAGGGGGCGCAGGAGGCGATCATCGCCGCGGGAGGCAAGGCGGCCTCGAGCGTGTCGAAGAAGACCGACTTCGTCGCCGCGGGGCCGGGCGCGGGGTCGAAGTTGGCGAAGGCGGAAGAACTCGGCATCCGGATTCTGGATGCCGCGCAGTTCCGCGTGCTCGTCGAGCAGGGACCGGACGCGCTCCCTCCGGCTCCGGACGCCGCGACCGAGGGCTGA
- the mnmA gene encoding tRNA 2-thiouridine(34) synthase MnmA, with protein sequence MRVLAAMSGGVDSAVAAARAVEAGHDVVGVHLALSRAGGTLRAGSRGCCTIEDAMDARRAADKLGIPFYVWDFSERFRDDVIEDFVSEYRAGRTPNPCMRCNEKIKFAALLERAVELGFDAVCTGHYATLVDTPDGRELHRASDAAKDQSYVLGVLTEAQLAHTYFPLGSTPSKAVVRAEAEERGLSVAQKPDSHDICFIPDGDTRGWLADRVGAEKGEILDRSGAVVGTHEGAHAFTVGQRRGLQLGVPAADGKPRFVLEVRPVNNTVVVGPKEALACAEISGDRFSWAGRAPSAATFACHVQIRAHADPVPATAVLDGGALTVRPEEPFDGVAPGQTAVLYDGTRVIGQFTIARTVSAVPVGA encoded by the coding sequence ATGCGAGTTCTGGCGGCGATGAGCGGTGGCGTCGACTCCGCGGTGGCCGCGGCGCGCGCGGTCGAGGCGGGGCACGACGTCGTCGGCGTGCACCTGGCACTGTCGCGCGCGGGCGGGACGCTCCGCGCCGGGAGCCGCGGCTGTTGCACGATCGAGGACGCCATGGACGCCCGTCGCGCGGCGGACAAGCTCGGCATCCCGTTCTACGTGTGGGACTTCTCGGAGCGCTTCCGCGACGACGTGATCGAGGACTTCGTGTCGGAGTACCGCGCCGGCCGCACGCCCAACCCCTGCATGCGGTGCAACGAGAAGATCAAGTTCGCCGCTCTCCTCGAGCGCGCCGTCGAACTCGGCTTCGACGCCGTGTGCACGGGCCACTACGCCACGCTCGTCGACACGCCCGACGGGCGGGAGCTCCACCGGGCCTCGGATGCCGCGAAGGACCAGTCGTACGTCCTCGGCGTCCTGACGGAGGCGCAGCTCGCGCACACGTACTTCCCGCTCGGGTCGACACCGTCCAAGGCGGTCGTCCGCGCCGAGGCGGAGGAGCGCGGACTGTCCGTCGCGCAGAAGCCCGACAGCCACGACATCTGCTTCATCCCCGACGGCGACACGCGAGGGTGGCTCGCCGACCGCGTGGGCGCGGAGAAGGGCGAGATCCTCGACCGCTCCGGTGCGGTCGTCGGCACGCACGAGGGAGCGCACGCCTTCACCGTGGGCCAGCGCCGCGGACTGCAGCTGGGCGTCCCCGCCGCCGACGGCAAGCCGCGCTTCGTCCTCGAAGTGCGTCCCGTGAACAACACGGTCGTGGTGGGACCGAAAGAGGCCCTCGCCTGCGCCGAGATCTCGGGCGATCGCTTCTCCTGGGCGGGACGCGCCCCCTCCGCGGCGACCTTCGCGTGCCACGTGCAGATCCGCGCCCACGCCGATCCCGTGCCCGCCACCGCCGTGCTCGACGGAGGAGCGCTCACCGTGCGCCCCGAGGAGCCCTTCGACGGCGTGGCACCGGGGCAGACCGCCGTGCTCTACGACGGCACCCGCGTGATCGGTCAGTTCACGATCGCCCGGACGGTGTCGGCGGTTCCCGTCGGAGCCTAG
- a CDS encoding cysteine desulfurase family protein — translation MPVYLDHAATTPLRPEARDAWLAAHEVLGNPSSIHGAGQAARRLLEDARERLAEVLGCQPIEVVLTSGGTEATNLALKGLWWSREPSTDAIVLPDGEHHATLDTVAWLTRSAEARVRPVGLDALGRIPVAAFAAELPHAALATALVANNEVGTVQDAAGLARASAEAGVPLHLDAVSALGQVDVDFSGWRGAGDGPGGLVALSVSAHKVGGPVGVGAAVVSRHARLTPLQHGGGQQRGLRAGTQDAAGAAAFAAAAIAAETERERETVRLEGLRRRLVHGILGAIPTARLLGDPDDRLPGNAHVLFPGAAGETLLFLLDMAGISVSTGSACQAGVAEPSHVVLALGLDDRAARSVLRLTLGRTSTEDDVDAVLAALPSAYERAVASGARSAGGS, via the coding sequence ATGCCGGTCTATCTCGACCATGCCGCGACCACCCCGCTGCGGCCCGAAGCTCGCGACGCGTGGCTGGCCGCGCACGAGGTGCTGGGCAATCCGTCGTCGATCCACGGCGCCGGTCAGGCCGCCCGGCGCCTCCTCGAAGACGCGCGCGAGCGTCTCGCCGAGGTGCTGGGATGCCAGCCCATCGAGGTCGTGCTGACCTCCGGCGGCACCGAGGCGACGAACCTGGCCCTGAAGGGTCTGTGGTGGTCGCGGGAGCCGTCGACCGACGCGATCGTGCTCCCCGACGGCGAACACCACGCGACGCTGGACACGGTCGCGTGGTTGACGCGTTCCGCCGAGGCGCGGGTGCGCCCGGTGGGGCTCGACGCGCTCGGCCGGATCCCCGTCGCCGCGTTCGCCGCGGAGCTTCCGCACGCGGCCCTGGCCACCGCGCTCGTGGCCAACAACGAGGTCGGAACGGTGCAGGATGCCGCCGGCCTCGCCCGTGCCTCCGCCGAGGCCGGCGTTCCCCTGCATCTGGACGCGGTGTCGGCGCTCGGCCAGGTCGACGTCGACTTCTCGGGCTGGCGCGGCGCCGGAGACGGCCCCGGTGGCCTGGTCGCCCTGTCCGTCTCGGCGCACAAGGTCGGCGGACCCGTGGGCGTCGGCGCGGCGGTCGTCTCTCGGCACGCCCGGCTGACGCCGCTGCAGCACGGGGGCGGTCAGCAGCGCGGACTGCGCGCCGGCACGCAGGATGCCGCCGGGGCGGCCGCCTTCGCCGCCGCCGCGATCGCGGCCGAGACCGAGCGCGAACGGGAGACCGTGCGACTCGAGGGCCTGCGTCGTCGCCTGGTCCACGGCATCCTCGGGGCGATCCCGACCGCGCGACTGCTCGGGGATCCCGATGACCGGCTCCCCGGCAACGCGCACGTGCTCTTCCCGGGTGCGGCGGGGGAGACGCTGCTGTTCCTCCTCGACATGGCGGGGATCTCGGTGTCCACGGGCTCGGCGTGTCAGGCGGGCGTCGCCGAACCCTCGCACGTCGTACTCGCCCTCGGGCTCGACGACCGTGCCGCCCGGTCGGTCCTTCGTCTGACCCTCGGGCGCACGTCGACCGAGGACGACGTGGATGCCGTGCTCGCGGCGCTGCCGTCCGCGTACGAGCGGGCCGTGGCATCCGGCGCCCGTTCAGCGGGCGGTTCGTAG